The stretch of DNA GGGGAGGCCGGGGAGGCCGGGGAGGCCAAGGAGGCCGGGGCCGCGGAGGAGCCCTTCGCCCAGCAGCCCCGCCCGCTGCCCGAAGACCGGGTGACCACCGCCGACGTGGGCGTCCCGCTCCGTCCCGAACCGGTCCGCGACGGGCACCGCGCCTGGTCCTGGGCGGCCGTGTCCGGCCTGGTCACCGTCGCACTGGCGCTGATGCTCTCGGCGGCGGTGCTGCTCAGCGGCCCGGGCACGGTGGCCGGCGCGGGCCCGCCGCCGATCGGCACCGGCGCACCGGCCACCGCCCAGGCCACCGCGCCCGCCGACCGCGGGGACGCGCCCGGCGAGGCCCCCTCGTCCCGCCCCGGGTCGGAGCCGTCCGCCGCGCCCTCCCCCGGCACCGGCGGTGACGGGGATCCGGCGCCCGGGTCCTCCGGCGCGCCGGGCGAGGCTCCCGCGGACCGGCCGTCCGCGCCGCCGGCCGCTCCGGAGGACCCGGAGCAGCCGGCCCCCGAGCCGTCCCGCACCGCCGACCCCGCTCCCCCGGACCCCGAACCGAGCGGCACCGCCCCGCCCCCCACCGAGGAGCCCCCGAGGTCCGGGCCGGTCTCCCGGTTCCTGGACGGCATCGCCGAGCTCTTCTCCCCCTGAGGTCGCCGGCGGGGTCTCCGGCCGCACCGCCCCACCCGCCCGCGGTGCAGCCCTACCCGCGGCACCGCCCGCCTCGTTGAGCCCGATGACGTTGGGCTCCGGCCCGCCGCCTCTGCCCGGCCCACGAGAGCGCCCCTCCGCCCGGGCGGAAAAGGGGCCGGGGAAAGACGCCCCCTGAGCTCAGTGCAGGCGGGCGCGGGGCCGGGGGCTCGGCTCGGGTGAGCGCGGGGCCGGAGAAGGGCCGGGGCTCCGCGGCGGGCGGAAGACCCCGGTCAACGATCCGAGTCCGGCGCCCCTCCTTCGGAACGGCCCCTGCGGCGGTGCGGCCCCGCCTCCCCTCCGGCCCGTACCGCCCTGGCGGCTGGGGACGGGCCGACCGGAACGGCCGCCCCGCCGCTCCCGCTACCGGCCCTCCGGGGGTCCGTGTCCGAATCACCGATGGGGGTCCTGCCCGCTGCCGGCCCCGCGGCCCTGCACCGGATGCACGGCCAGGACCGGGAAGAGCGGCGGCTCCGGGCCCGGCAGGACGGGCTTCCCCTCCGGCGGGCGGGGTCCGGCGCAACCGGGAACCCCGATCGGCGACCGGGGCAGAGCAGGCCGCCTCTCCGGCGCGGCCCGCGCGCACCGGGCGCGGCACCGGCGCGCAGACGGGGCACGGCGGCCGGAACCACCGGCTGCGCTCCGCCGGCCGGTGCACCCCGGCGCGGAGAGGGCGGCCGACTCCGAACTCGGCGGGAACCGGGCGGCGGGCCTCCGGCTCGTCCGGTGGAGGCGGAGGCCCCTGGACCATCGCGGCGCGGCGGCGGCCGCACGCTCAAAGGGCGGGGCGGCGGGCGCAGCGCCCCTCCGCTGGAACACCGCCGAAGGCGTCCGCCCTCACCGTCCTGGACCTGCGGAAAGGCACCGGACCGCCTCCCTGGGCGCCGGCCCGTCAGAGGGCGGCGCACAGAGCGGCCGGCGGCTCAACCGTCCAGCCGCTCCAGGATCGCGCCGGTGGCCAGGGCGCCGCCGGCGCACATGGTGACCAGGGCGGTCTCTCCGCCTCCGCGCTCCAGTTCGTGCAGGGCGGTGGCGACCAGCCGGGCGCCGCTCGCGCCGACCGGGTGGCCCAGGGCGATCGCGCCGCCGTTGACGTTGACCCGGTCCAGGTCGGGGCGGAGCTCCGTCGCCCAGGAGAGCACCACCGCGGCGAAAGCCTCGTTGATCTCCACCAGGTCGAGGTCGCCCAGCGCCATCCCGGCGGACTCCAGCACTTTCCGGGTCGCCTCGATCGGACCGTCCAGGTGGTAGTGCGGCTCCGCGCCGACCAGGGCCTGGGCGCGCAGCCGGGCCCGGGGGCGCACCCCCAGTCCGGCGGCGCGGGCCCGGCTCATCAGCAGCACAGCCGCGGCGCCGTCGGAGATCTGCGAGCTGGTCCCGGCGGTGTGCAGCCCGCCCGCCGCCACCGGGCGCAGTCCGGCCAGCCCTTCCGCGGTGGTCTCGCGCAGCCCTTCGTCGCGGGCGAGCTCCGGTAGCGCGACGACCTCCCGGTCGAACCGGCCCTGCGCCCAGGCCCGGGCGGCGAGCCGCTGCGAGCGGACGCCCCAGGCGTCCAGGTCGGCCCGGCCCAGCCCGCGCCGGGCGGCGATCCGCTCGGCCGCGGTGAACTGGTCCGGCAGGTCGACCTCCCAGTCCGGCGGCCGGGGGTCGTCCGGGTGGACCGAGCGGCCCAGCGGGACCCGGCTCATCACCTCGACGCCGCAGGCCAGCACGGTGTCCACCGCCCCGGAGGCGATCATCGCGGCGGCCAGGTGCACGGCCTGCTGGCCGGAGCCGCACTGGGCGTCCAGCGTGGTCGCCCCGGTCCGCCAGGGCAGCCCGGCGTAGAGCCAGGCGTGCCGGCCGATGTGGTTGCCCTGCTCGCCGCCCTGGGTGACGCAGCCGGCGAAGACCTGGGCGACCTCGGCGGGGTCGATGCCGGCGCGGTCCAGCACGGCGCGCTGCACCCGGCCGAGCAGTTCGACCGGTTTGACGCCGGCCAGCGCGCCGCGTCGCCTGGCGATGGGGGTGCGGACGGCCTCGACGACGACGGGCTCGGACAACGGGTCGGACATGCCGCCTCCTCCGACGGTGGGGACCCCCGGGAGAAGCAGACTATAACCGGTTCTAGTTCAGGACCAGAGGAACGTTACGTCGTGGTTTCGGTCCACCAGAACCCGTTCAGGAACCGGCGAACAACCGGTCCGCGGCGACGGTCAGCCGGTGCTGGACCTGCTCCACGTCCCGGTGCCCCTTGAGGATCTCCAGCAGCTCGAAGATCCACACGCTGGCCAGCGACCCGACCAGGATGTACTCGGTCCCCTCCCGGTCCGGCTCGGCGCCCTCCGGCTCCGCGCCGCCGAAGGCCACCCGCCACAGCAGGTCGGTGATGCGCTGCCCCAGCTCGGTCTTGACCTCGGCCATGATCAGCGAGCGGACCAGGGCGTCGGCCAGCTCCGGCTCGCGCATCAGCCCCCGGGTGGCGCGCATCAGCACGTCCACGGTGCGCCCGGCCGCCCCCTCGTCGGCCGGCGGGCGGCGGCCGATGCTGGCCTCCAGCAGGTCCAGCTCCTCGGTGACCACCGCGACCACGAGATCCATCTTGGAGGGGAAGTAGCGGTAGAGCGTGCCCAGCGCGACGCCGGCGCGCTCGGCCACCGTGCGCATCTGCATCGCCTCGACCCCGCCGCGCAGCGCGAGGGCGGCGGCGGTCTGCACGATCCGCTTGCGGCGCTGGTTCTGACTCCGCGATCGCATCCCCATCGGCGCCTGGACCGCCACGGTGCCTCCCCCATCCTGCATCGTCCGCCCGTTAAGAGCACTTACAAGAACACGTTATCCAAGGATCGCCCACGAGTTCAGCTCTCGACAACTGTGGAGAAGACCTCATCAAACGATGTTGCAGCGGTATGACCGCCCCTTGGGGATTCCCCTTCCCGGATCGGGCGGCACCTACTAGAATCTGTTCTACTTAGCCGGCCGGGGCGCGACGGCCGGCCACCGGCGAGCACGGGGAGCCGCACATGACGCGCCCGCACACCCTGACCTCCCTACTGGCCGCCCGCGCCCGCGACGACCGCCCCGCCCTGTACTTCGAGGACTCCACCTGGACCTGGCCGGAGTTCACCGAGTCCTGCGAGCGGTACGCCACCGCCTTGCGGAGTCATCCGCAGAGCACCGCCCCGCGGAGCCGTCCCGCCCGGCAGGGCCGCCCGCACGTCGGCGTCCTGCTGGACAACACCCCGGAGATGCTCTTCCTGCTCGGCGGAGCAGCGCTGTCCGGGAGCGTCCTGGTCGCCCTGAACACCACGCGCTCGACCGCCGAACTCGCGCGTGACGCTACAGCTACAGATTGTAATCTTCTGTTGGCCGGCGCCGCTACGGAATCCGCGGCAGCCGAGCTCACCCGGGCCACCGGGCTGCCGCTGCACGACGCCGCCGCCTTCGCCGACCGGGCCCCGGCCGGACCACCGGACCCGGCGGACACCCCTACCGACCCCGCGGCGCTGGTCATGCTGGTGTTCACCTCGGGCACCTCGGGCCGGCCGCGCGCGGTCCGGTTCAGCCACCGCAAGATCACCCTGCCCGGCGCGGCCGTCGCCGCCGACCTGGGGCTGGGCCCTGAGGACACGGTGTACTGCCCGATGCCGCTCTTCCACTCCGGGGCGGTGCTGGCCGCGGTGGCCCCGGCGCTGGCCTCCGGCGCGGCGATCGCGCTGCGCCGCCGGTTCTCCGCCTCCGCCCTCCTCGGCGACGTGCGCCGGTACGGCTGCACCTACCTGCACTACGTCGGCAAGGCCCTGTCCTACGCCGCGGCCACCGAGCCGCACCCCGACGACGCGGACAACCCGCTGCGCGTCGCGTTCGGCAACGAGGCCCCGCCGGAGGCCCGGCGCCGCTTCGCCGAGCGGTTCGGCTGCCGCGTCGTCGACGCCTACGGGTCCAGCGAGAACGCCATCGCCATCCGCCCCTCCCCCGGCGGGCCGCCCGGGGCGCTCGGCCGGCTCCCCCCGGACGTGGCGATCCTCGACCCGGCCACCGGCGCGCCCTGCCCGCCCGGCGCCGTCGGCGAACTGGTCAACACCGCCGGCACCGGCCTGTTCGAGGGCTACTACGGCGACCCTCCGGACGGGTCCGAGAGAGTGCGCGGCGGCCGGTTCCACAGCGGCGACCTGGCATACCAGGACGCCGGCGGCTGGGTGTTCTTCGCCGGCCGGGAGCCCGACCGGCTCCGGGTGGACGGCGAGAACCTCGCGGCCGGACCGATCGAGGAGCTGCTGCGCGGCCACCCGCCGATCGCCGACGCCGCCGTCTACCCGGTGCCCGACCCGCAGGCCGGCGACCGGGTGATGGCCGCGCTGGTGCCGGCCGAGGGCGCCCGGTTCGACCCCGCGGACTTCGCCGCGTTCCTGGCCGGCCGCACCGACCTGGGGGCCAAGTGGGCGCCGCACTACCTGCGGATCGTCCCGGAGCTCCCGATCACCGCCTCGCACAAGGTCCTCAAGCGCCGGCTGAGCGATGAGGGCACCGACTGCGCCGACCCGGTATGGGAGCGGCGCGGAGACCGCTACCTGTTGAGGAGCCGCATGGACTTCGGATTCGACGAGGAGCAGGAGGAGCTGCGCGCCCTGGTCCGCCGGGTGCTCGACGGCGAGGGCGCCGGCGCCTGGGCCGCCATGGCCCGGACCGGGCTGCTGGAGGCGGCCGCCCAGGGGGCGGTGCGCACCGCGATCGTGCTCCGCGAGACCGCCGCCCGCGCCGCCCCGGTGCCCGCCCTGGCCTCGCTCGGCCTGGGCGCGCTGCCGGTCGCCATGCTCGGCACCGCCGAGCAGCGCGCCGCGCTCGCCCCGGTGTTCGCCGGGGAGCACCTGCTGACCGCCGGCTTCACCGGCCCCGCACCGGTGGCCGCGCACCCCGACGGCGACGGCTTCCGGCTGCACGGGGTGCGCGCGCCGGTGCCGGACGCCGGGGCCGCCCGCACCCTGCTCGTCCCGGCCGGCATCGACGGCGGCGGCACCGGGGTCTTCCTGGTCCCCGGGGACGCCGCCGGGCTCACCGCCGCCGGCGAGCGGGTCGGCCTGGACGGCGTGGCGGTGCCCGCCTCGGCCCTGCTCGGCCGGGACGCCACCGGGGAGGCCGCCCGCACCCTGCGGCACTGCGCGCTGGCCGCGCTGGCCGCCACCGCCTCCGGCGCGCTGGCCGCCGCCCTGGAGCTGACCACCGAGCACGTGCGGACCCGGCGCCAGTTCGGCCGGGCCCTGGCCGAACTGCAGGCGGTCACCATGAAGGTCGGCGACGTCTACGTGGCCGGACGCGCCCTGGACGCGGCGCTGTGGGGCGGGGCGTGGCGGCTGGAGCGCGGCGCCGACCCCACCGAGACCGCCTCGGTGCTGGAGTCGGCCGCGCTGCTCGCCACCGAGCAGGCCCTGGACGCCCTCTACACCGCCCAGCACCTGCACGGCGGGCTGGGCGTGGACGCCTCCTACCCGCTGCACCGGCACTTCTCCACCGCGCAGTGGGTCTCCCGGGCCCTCGGCGGACCCGAGCCGCGCCTCGACGCGCTGGGCGCGCTGGCCGCCCAGGACCGGCCCGTGCACACCCTCGCCTGAAGGAGCGGCCGTGTTCATCGACCTCACCGACGCCCAGCGCAAGCTCCGCGACGAGCTGCGCGCCTACTTCTCCACCGTGATGACCGACGCCGAGCGCCGCGACGCCGCCGACCCCGGGGTCTACCGGCGGGTGGTGCGCCGGATGGGCCGGGACGGCATGCTCGGCCTGGGCTGGCCGGCCGAGTACGGCGGCCGCGGCCTGGGCGCCGTGGAGCAGCAGGTCTTCGTCAACGAGGTGACCCGGGCCGAAGTGCCCTTCCCCCTGGTCACCCTGCAGACCGTCGGCCCGGCCCTGCAGCGGCACGGCTCCGAGGAGCTCAAGCGGGAGTTCCTGCCCGGCATCCTCGCCGGGGAGGTGCACTTCGCGATCGGCTACTCCGAGCCGGAGGCCGGCACCGACCTGGCGGCACTGCGCACCTCGGCGGTCCCCGACGGGCACGGCGGCTTCACCGTCAACGGGCAGAAGATCTACACCTCCGGCGCGCACTTCGCCGACCACGTCTGGCTGGCCGCGCGGACCTCTCCGGACGCCCCCCGGCACAAGGGCATCTCGCTGCTCATCGCCGACACCTGCGACCCGGGCTTCTCCTGGACGCCGATCATCACCGCCGACGGCCAGCACCACACCAACGCCACCTACTACTCCGACGTCCGGGTGCCGCCGGGCCGGGTGGTCGGCGAGGTCGACGGGGGCTGGCGGATCATCACCGACCAGCTCAACCACGAGCGGCTCACCCTCGGCCCGTCCGGCAACATCGCCCGGCTCTACGACCGGTTCCTGCACTGGGCGCGGAGCACCCCCGGCGCCGACCACCCCGCGGTGCGCCGCGCGCTCGGCCGGATCCACGCCTACCTGCGCGTCAACGAACTGCTCAACTGGCAGGTCGCCGCGTCGATCGACACCGGGTGGCTGGGCGCCCCGGACGCCTCCGCCAACAAGGTCTACGGATCCGAGCGGCTCCAGGAGGTGCCGCGGATCATCGCCGACACCGTCTCCCGGTTCGGCGACCCCGCCGACGAGTCCACCCGGTCGCTGCTGGAGCGCGCCGACACCGCCGCCAAGGGAGCGCTGGTGATGACCTTCGGCGGCGGCGTCAACGAGGTGCAGCGGGAGCTCATCGCCACGCTCGGCCTCGGCCTGCCCCGGGCCCCGAGGTGACCCGGCCCGCCTCCCGCACCGACCGCTCCCCCGTCCCCGCCGAGGGGCCGGACCCGCAGAAAGGCGCCCGATGACCGAATCCCCGCCCGACGAGCTCACCGCCCTGGCCGAGGCCGCCCGCGCCCGCGGGGAGGTCGACGGCGGCCGGGCCGCCGACCCGGTGAACGCGCCGATGGTCCGGCACTGGCTGCACGCCATGGGCGACGCCAACCCGCGCTACCTCGAGGCCGGCGAGGCACCGCCGGCGATGCTCCAGGTGTGGACCATGCGCGGCCTCGCCCCGGAGCCGCCCGGCACCGGGTCGGCCGTGGACGGGCTGCTGGAGTGGTTCGACGCCAACGGCCACACCGGGGTGGTGGCCACCGACTGCGCCCAGACCTACCACCGCTACCTGCGCTTCGGCGAGGAGCTGCGGTCCACCACCCGGTTCGGCTCGCTGTCCGGGCCCAAGCGCACCGCCATGGGCCGCGGCTACTTCCTCACCTGGCACACCCGCTGGTACTCCGGGGAGGAGCAGGTCGGCGAGATGATGTTCCGAGTGCTCAAGTTCGCCCCGCCGGAGTCGCCGCCGCAGCGCCCGCCGCGGCCCGAGCGGCACCCGCTGCAGCCCGCGCGCAGCGCCGACACCGACTTCTTCTGGGACGGCGCCGCCCGCGGCGAGCTGCGCATCCGCCGGTGCACCGGGTGCGGGGCGCTGCGCCACCCGCCCGGGCCGCTCTGCCCGCGCTGCCGCTCCACCGGGGCCGACCACGTCACCGCCTCCGGGGCGGGCACCGTGTACAGCCACGTGGTGCACCACCACCCGCCGGTGCCCGGCCGCACCGCGCCGTTCGTCGTCGCCGTGGTGGAGCTGCCCGAGGGCGTCCGGGTGACCGGCAACGTCGTCGGCGCCGACCCCGGCGAGGTGTACGTGGGCATGCCGGTGCGGCTGGAGTTCGAGCGGGTCGACGACGGCCTGGTGCTGCCGCAGTGGCGGCCGGGCACCGGGGAGCCGCTGCCCGCCCTGCACCTGCCGCTCACCCGCACCTCCATCACCGCCCAGGCCCTGGCCACCCGGGACTTCCAGAGCGTGCACCACGACCCCGGCGCGGCCCGCGCCCAGGGCGCCGCCGACGTCTTCATGAACATCCTGACCACCCAGGGCCTGGTGCAGCGGTACGCCACCGACTGGGCCGGGCCGGCCGCGCGGGTGCGCCGGATCGCGATCCGGCTCGGTGCGCCCAACCACGCCGGGGACGCCCTGCTGCTCACCGGCACCGCCGAGCGCACCGGCGGCGCCGCCGAGGTCGCCGTGCGCGGCGCCAACTCCCTGGGCGCGCACGTCACCGGAACCGTCACCGTCGAGGAGGAGGGCTGATGGGGCTGTCAGGCGCGGCGTCGATCGCCGGGATCGGCGCCACCGAGTTCTCCAAGGAGTCCGGCCGCACCGAGCTGCGGCTGGCCGCCGAGGCCGTGCTGGACGCGCTGGACGACGCCGGGCTGGCCCCCTCCGAGGTGGACGGCATGGTGACCTTCACCCAGGACGCCAGCTCCGAGACCGCGGTGGCCCGGGAGATCGGTGCCGGGCCGCTCCGCTTCTTCGGCCGGGTCGACTACGGCGGCGGCGCGGCGTGCGCGACCGTCGGCCTGGCCGCGATGGCGGTGGCCACCGGCCAGGCCGACGCGGTGGTCGCCTACCGGGCGTTCAACGAGCGCAGCGGGCGCCGGTTCGGCCGGGCGATGCCCGAGGCGCACCGCGCCCCCACCTCCCAGGGCCTGGAGATGAGCTGGCACGTGCCGTTCGGCCTGGTCACCCCGGCGGCGTGGGTGGCGATGTGCGCCCGCCGCTATATGGCGGCCTCCGGCGCGACCAGCGAGGACTTCGGCCGGGTGGCGGTCGCGGCGCGCCGGCACGCGGCGACCAACCCGGCCGCCTGGTTCCACGGCCGCCCGATCACCCTGGAGGAGCACCAGGCCTCGCGGTGGATCACCGAGCCGCTGCGGCTGCTCGACTGCTGCCAGGAGAGCGACGGCGGGGTGGCGCTGGTGGTGGTCTCCGCCGAGCGGGCCCGCTCGCTGCGCCGCCCGCCCGCGGTGATCGCCGCGGCCGCCCAGGGTTCGGCGCCCGGCCAGCAGACGATGACCTCGTTCTACCCCGACTCGGGCCACCCGGACGGCATGGCCGGCCTGCCCTCGATGGGCGTGGTCGCCGAGGCGCTGTGGCGCCAGTCCGGGCTGGCTCCCCGCGACGTGCAGACCGCCGTGCTCTACGACCACTTCACCCCGTTCGTCCTGATGCAACTGGAGGAGCTGGGGTTCTGCGGCCGCGGCGAGGCCCGGCACTTCGCCGCCGACGGCGGGCTGGAGATCGGCGGGCGGCTGCCGGTCAACACGCACGGCGGCCAGCTCGGCGAGGCCTACATCCACGGCATGAACGGCATCGCCGAGGCGGTCCGGCAGATCCGCGGCACCGCCGCCAACCAGCTGTCCTCCGTGCACAACGTGCTGGTCACCGCGGGAACGGGGGTGCCCACCAGCGGCCTGGTGCTGAGCCGGGACTGAGCGGCACGGTGCGCCGCCGTAGAGTAGAACGGGATTCGGTTCTATGACGGCACGAGCACGAAAGGCCGCGCGCATGCGGGACACCCCACCCGTGGAGGACCTGGGCAACGGCATCTGGAGCATCCCGGTGCCCATCCCCGGCAACCCCCTCGGCTACACCCTCGTCTACGCCCTGGAGACCCCCCGCGGGCCGGTGCTCGTCGACGCCGGATGGCAGCACGAGGACTCCTGGCGGGCGCTCGGCGACGGGCTGCGCGCCATCGGCTCCGCCCCCTCCGAGGTGCACGGCGTCGTCGTCACCCACTTCCACCCCGACCACTCCGGCCTGGCCGGCCGGGTCCGGGAGGCCTCGGGCTGCTGGATCGCCATGCACCACGCCGACATCGACGTGCTGCGCCGCATCGAGGCGCTCGGCGGCCTGCTCCAGGACGAGACCGAGACCGCCCAGCTGCGGCTGGCCGGCGCCCCCGAGGAGGAGGTCGCCGCCTACGCCCGGCTCGACACCCGGATGGACCCGCCCGCCCTGCCCGACACCGCCCTGGCGCACGGCGAACTGATCGACGCCCCCGGCCGCAAGCTCCGCGCGGTGTGGACCCCGGGCCACTCCCCCGGCCACATCTGCCTGCACCTGGAGGACGGCGACCACCTGTTCACCGGCGACCACGTACTGCCCCGGATCACCCCGCACATCGGCCTGTACCCGTTCACCGAGCCCGGCGGCGGGCCCGACGCCCGCGACCCGCTCGGCTCCTTCCTCGACTCCCTCGCCCTCGTCCCCGACATCGGCGCCGCGCACGCGCTGCCCGCGCACGAACGCCGCTTCGACGACCTCGCCGGACGCACCGCCGAGATCATCGCCCACCACGAGGAGCGGCTGGACCTCCTCGCCGGGCTGCTCGGCCCCGCCCCGCGCACCCTCTGGGAGCTCACCGCCGCCCTGCCGTGGAGCCGCGGCTGGGACGGCATGGCCGTCCGGGCCCGCCGGATGGCCGCCTCCGAGACCGCCGCGCACCTGCGCACCCTGGAGCGGCGCGGCCGCGCCGCCCCCTCCCGGGGAGCCGGCGGCGTCCTGCTGTGGCAGCGCCCGTGAGACAAGGCCGCTGAGAAAGGACCTCCGATGACCGTGTCCACCCGCCTGGACGGCCGGACCGCCGCCGTCACCGGGGCCGCCCGGGGCCTCGGCCGCGCACACGCCCTCGCCCTCGCCGCGCACGGCGCCCGACTGGTGCTCAACGACGCCGGCGAGGAGGTGCACGAGGTCGCCGCCGAGATCCGCGCCGCCGGCGGGCAGGCCGCCGCCCTGGTCGGCGACGCCGCCGACACCGCCGCCGCCGAACGGCTGGTGGCCACCGCCGCCGGACTCCACGGCGGACTGGACATCCTGGTCAACAACGCCGGCGTCACCCGGGACCGGATGCTGTTCAACATGGCCGAGGAGGACTGGGACACCGTGCTGCGGGTCCACCTCAAAGGCCACTTCGCCACCTCCCGGGCAGCCGCCGCGCACTGGCGGGCCCGGTCCAAGGCGGCCGGCGCCCCGGTCTACGGCCGGATCGTCAACACCGCCTCCGAGGCGTTCCTCCTCGGCTCCCCCGGCCAGCCCAACTACGCCGCGGCCAAGGGCGGCATCGCCGCGCTCACCACCTCCACCGCCCAAGGGCTGCGGCGGTACGGCGTCACCGCCAACGCGATCTGCCCCCGCGCCCGCACCGGCATGACCGCCGGCGTGTTCGGGCCGCCCCCCGCCGACGGCCCCGACCCGCTCGCCGCAGAGCACGTCTCCCCGCTGGTCTGCTACCTCGCCTCCGCCGCGGCCGCCGGCGTCACCGGACAGGTGTTCGCGGTGCACGGCGGCGTCATCGGGGTGCTGGCCCCGCCCAGCGTCGCCGCCGCGCTGCACGCCCCCGGCGGCACCGGGTGGTCCTCCGCCGACCAGGTCGCCCGGGCCTTCGACGGCGTCGGGCTCCCGCCGCGCGGGTTCACCGCCCCCGACGTCGCCGACCTGCGCTGAGCGGCCTAGGATCCACTACCGGAACCCCGCACTAAACTGCCGAGTAACTTCCGGTCGCTCCACCGCTCGCCGATGGGTCAGACATATGCCGAACACCCCGCCGTCCTCCGCCCCGCCGCCGATGCGCGTCGCGCTGCTCTCCTACCGCAGCAAGCCCCACTGCGGCGGGCAAGGCGTCTACATCCGGCACCTCTCCCGGGAGCTCGCCGCGCTGGGGCACCGCGTCACCGTCTTCTCCGGCCAGCCCTACCCCGACCTCGACCCCGGCGTCATCCTGGAGAAGGTCCCCAGCCTCGACCTGTACAACGACGCCGACCCGTTCAAGGCCCCGCCGCTGCGCGAGTGGCGCGACTGGATCGACGCGCTCGAAGTCGGCACCATGTGGACCGCGGGCTTCCCCGAACCCCTCACCTTCTCCCTGCGCGCCCTGCGTGAACTGCGCCGCCGCGCCGGCGAGTTCGACGTGGTGCACGACAACCAGACCCTCGGCTACGGCCAGCTCGGCCTGAAGAACGCCGGCCTGCCCCTGGTCACCACCATCCACCACCCGATCACCGTGGACCGCCGCATCGAACTGGCCGACGCCCAGGGCTGGCAGCGGCTCTCCAAGCGCCGCTGGTACGGCTTCGTCACCATGCAGGG from Nocardiopsis composta encodes:
- a CDS encoding SDR family NAD(P)-dependent oxidoreductase, which gives rise to MTVSTRLDGRTAAVTGAARGLGRAHALALAAHGARLVLNDAGEEVHEVAAEIRAAGGQAAALVGDAADTAAAERLVATAAGLHGGLDILVNNAGVTRDRMLFNMAEEDWDTVLRVHLKGHFATSRAAAAHWRARSKAAGAPVYGRIVNTASEAFLLGSPGQPNYAAAKGGIAALTTSTAQGLRRYGVTANAICPRARTGMTAGVFGPPPADGPDPLAAEHVSPLVCYLASAAAAGVTGQVFAVHGGVIGVLAPPSVAAALHAPGGTGWSSADQVARAFDGVGLPPRGFTAPDVADLR